In the Bordetella genomosp. 10 genome, one interval contains:
- a CDS encoding fumarylacetoacetate hydrolase family protein yields the protein MRFISLQRDGGCVVPGIVLRRDGVDVAVDVTHAANPPWCAALPADLLAWIETGLDALAARLDATAFADAACMPLAGATLAAPLPRPGKVVGAAFNFHDALRERGMPPPAAPVIFIKSGRTVIGPGQPVRLAADVGNVTYEAELGVVIGRTALRIDAAHAMDHVAGYLVVNDVSASDMVRADKAFVRGKSQPTFCPCGPWIATRDEVADPGALGVRLRLDGVSRQQGNTADLVFGIAELIAHASTQMPLDPGDIIATGTPAGVAIAHDPPAWLRPGSAMTAEVDGLGALHNPIVAEGKP from the coding sequence ATGCGCTTCATCTCGCTCCAGCGCGACGGCGGATGCGTCGTTCCCGGCATTGTCCTGCGCCGCGACGGCGTCGACGTGGCGGTGGACGTCACGCATGCGGCCAACCCGCCGTGGTGCGCGGCCTTGCCGGCCGATCTGCTGGCCTGGATAGAAACGGGCCTGGACGCGCTGGCGGCGCGCCTGGACGCCACCGCCTTCGCCGACGCCGCCTGCATGCCCCTGGCAGGGGCCACGCTGGCGGCGCCCCTGCCGCGTCCGGGCAAGGTCGTGGGGGCCGCCTTCAACTTCCACGACGCGCTGCGCGAGCGCGGCATGCCGCCGCCAGCGGCGCCGGTCATCTTCATCAAGTCCGGCCGCACCGTGATCGGTCCCGGCCAGCCCGTGCGCCTGGCCGCGGACGTCGGCAACGTGACGTACGAAGCCGAACTGGGCGTGGTCATCGGCCGCACGGCGCTGCGTATCGACGCCGCGCACGCGATGGACCACGTCGCCGGCTATCTCGTCGTCAACGACGTCAGCGCCAGCGACATGGTCCGCGCCGACAAGGCGTTCGTGCGCGGCAAGAGCCAACCCACGTTCTGCCCCTGCGGTCCCTGGATCGCCACCCGCGACGAGGTCGCCGACCCCGGCGCGCTGGGCGTGCGCCTGCGGTTGGACGGCGTATCGCGGCAACAGGGCAACACCGCCGACCTGGTGTTCGGCATCGCCGAACTGATCGCCCATGCCTCGACGCAGATGCCCCTGGACCCGGGCGACATCATCGCCACCGGCACGCCCGCCGGCGTCGCCATCGCCCACGATCCGCCCGCCTGGCTGCGCCCGGGATCCGCCATGACCGCGGAAGTCGACGGCCTGGGCGCCCTGCACAATCCCATCGTCGCGGAGGGCAAGCCATGA
- a CDS encoding phospholipase D-like domain-containing protein — MANIVKAKAFCNDEVAYLAWETDGKIPECLGFMVTRIFLDTGERRILPTWVAFKSQSNPDWEEQDTSVWPIQKFSWRDLTLRKSRNTLAARSGPLRVKYEIQPVGPMKAGLTPVPPSDTAQPGKYKGKAIPLAFYGDAFETNEILASNDLGEISVGFNNGILSTQNLRKQLRTPKGKAPSPKQVEKRIGTVGDPLRDFLAGDVLPMLRTLFLRAEARNGTIYAALYELSDPELIDLLVRHADRLNLILTTAGKNDKGEWDTTNADARERLHKAIGAKRMQDRMFNTSEGIGHNKFAVLVVDGEPEAVWTGSTNWTPTGLCGQTNNTIVFRTRDVAQCYLDYWNRLHADKQPVPKPLSKPNKANQGTALREADRQPSNVAIDGGATQVQLWFSPNTERRLSPKTRTVPPDLAVLFDLMSKAKHAIFFLVFNPGRTAEDAREDPNTAVSAALTFGSYRSDLFVAGVISDPTAMPGYQPRDKNEPKVTLPAIYAPTGVPNVLMVRAAEIEDPIGDFDKELLKVGHAIVHDKIVVIDPMSEADCVVVTGSHNLGFKASYANDENLAIIRGNQALACAYAVHVLDVHEHYRFRAVQAEIRRDAELAGKPVKHAVNRGFLNENDAWQDKYVTPNQADLRSYLLADQ; from the coding sequence ATGGCGAACATCGTTAAGGCAAAAGCCTTCTGCAACGACGAAGTGGCCTATCTGGCCTGGGAGACCGATGGGAAGATCCCGGAATGCCTGGGCTTCATGGTCACCCGCATCTTTTTGGATACCGGCGAGCGGCGCATCTTGCCGACCTGGGTGGCCTTCAAATCCCAGTCCAATCCCGATTGGGAAGAACAGGACACCAGTGTGTGGCCGATCCAGAAGTTCTCCTGGCGCGATCTGACCCTGCGCAAGAGCCGCAACACCTTGGCGGCCCGTTCGGGTCCGCTGCGCGTGAAATACGAGATTCAGCCGGTCGGTCCGATGAAGGCGGGGCTCACGCCCGTGCCGCCCAGCGACACGGCCCAGCCCGGCAAGTACAAGGGCAAGGCGATACCGCTCGCGTTCTACGGCGACGCCTTCGAGACCAACGAAATTCTCGCTTCCAACGACCTGGGCGAGATCAGCGTCGGGTTCAACAACGGCATCCTTTCGACGCAGAACCTGCGCAAACAACTGCGCACGCCCAAGGGCAAAGCGCCGAGCCCCAAGCAGGTGGAAAAGCGCATCGGCACGGTGGGCGATCCGTTGCGCGACTTCCTGGCCGGCGATGTCCTGCCCATGCTGCGCACGCTGTTTCTGCGCGCCGAAGCCAGGAACGGAACGATCTACGCCGCGCTGTACGAGCTGAGCGACCCGGAGTTGATCGACCTGCTGGTACGGCACGCCGATCGGCTGAACCTGATCCTCACGACCGCCGGCAAGAACGACAAGGGCGAGTGGGATACGACGAACGCCGACGCCCGCGAGCGCCTGCACAAGGCCATCGGCGCCAAGCGCATGCAGGACCGGATGTTCAACACCAGCGAGGGCATCGGCCACAACAAGTTCGCCGTGCTGGTGGTAGACGGCGAGCCGGAGGCGGTCTGGACGGGCAGCACCAACTGGACGCCCACCGGCCTATGCGGCCAGACCAACAACACCATCGTGTTCCGCACCCGCGACGTCGCGCAGTGCTATCTCGATTACTGGAACCGCCTGCACGCGGACAAGCAGCCCGTGCCCAAGCCGCTGTCCAAGCCCAACAAGGCCAACCAGGGCACGGCCCTGCGCGAGGCGGACCGCCAGCCGTCGAACGTCGCCATCGACGGCGGCGCCACGCAGGTCCAACTGTGGTTCTCCCCCAATACCGAGCGGCGCCTGAGCCCCAAAACCCGCACGGTGCCGCCGGACCTGGCGGTGCTGTTCGACCTCATGTCCAAGGCGAAACATGCGATCTTCTTCCTGGTCTTCAACCCAGGCCGCACCGCCGAGGACGCCCGGGAGGACCCCAACACGGCGGTATCGGCGGCGCTCACCTTCGGTAGCTATCGGTCGGACCTGTTCGTCGCCGGCGTGATCAGCGATCCCACGGCCATGCCGGGTTACCAGCCGCGCGACAAGAACGAGCCCAAGGTGACCCTGCCGGCCATCTACGCTCCCACCGGGGTTCCCAACGTGCTGATGGTGCGGGCCGCGGAGATCGAAGACCCGATCGGCGACTTCGACAAGGAGTTGCTGAAGGTAGGGCACGCGATCGTGCACGACAAGATCGTGGTGATCGATCCGATGTCGGAAGCCGACTGCGTCGTGGTCACCGGCAGCCACAACCTCGGCTTCAAGGCGTCCTACGCCAACGACGAGAACCTGGCGATCATCCGTGGCAACCAGGCGCTGGCCTGCGCCTACGCGGTGCACGTGCTGGATGTCCACGAGCACTACCGCTTCCGGGCCGTCCAGGCCGAGATCCGGCGCGACGCGGAGCTTGCCGGCAAGCCTGTGAAGCATGCGGTGAACCGGGGTTTTCTCAACGAGAACGACGCCTGGCAGGACAAATACGTCACGCCCAACCAGGCGGACCTGCGCAGCTACTTACTGGCGGACCAATAA
- a CDS encoding NAD(P)-dependent oxidoreductase, whose amino-acid sequence MSDLPVVLLTSAIHPDEHARLARHATVVQAADPQPDTLRRAIAPAQGVIVRNPLPADIFEHAPRLKAVVRHGVGLDMIPMEAARRFPVTVANVPGANTATVVEYCVAAMLHLRRPLARMDRMLREQGWAPARAMGEGSGELSGATCGIVGVGAIGSRLAAVAGALGMRVLGLTRRPETLPPGVRAADKETLMRESDVIVLCCPLTDATRGLVDEAALSVVRPGAILINVARGPVVDTAALMRALEDERLAGAALDVHDVQPLPADAPILRSPNVLLTPHVAGATAASMRRMSEGAVDEMLRILAGHEPMNRV is encoded by the coding sequence GTGAGCGATCTTCCCGTGGTGCTGTTGACCAGCGCCATCCATCCCGATGAACACGCGCGGCTGGCCCGCCACGCGACCGTCGTCCAAGCGGCGGATCCGCAGCCGGACACCCTGCGGCGCGCGATCGCGCCGGCGCAGGGCGTGATCGTGCGCAACCCGCTGCCCGCCGACATCTTCGAACACGCGCCGCGGCTCAAGGCGGTGGTTCGGCATGGCGTCGGCCTGGACATGATCCCGATGGAGGCCGCCCGCCGCTTCCCGGTCACCGTCGCCAACGTACCCGGCGCCAATACCGCCACGGTGGTGGAGTACTGCGTGGCCGCCATGCTGCATCTGCGGCGACCCCTGGCGCGCATGGACCGCATGCTGCGCGAACAGGGCTGGGCCCCCGCGCGGGCCATGGGCGAGGGCAGCGGCGAATTGAGCGGCGCCACCTGCGGCATCGTGGGCGTGGGCGCCATCGGCAGCCGCCTGGCCGCCGTCGCGGGCGCGCTGGGCATGCGCGTGCTGGGCCTGACGCGCAGGCCCGAAACATTGCCGCCGGGCGTGCGGGCCGCCGACAAGGAAACACTGATGCGCGAATCGGACGTCATCGTGCTGTGTTGCCCGCTCACCGACGCCACGCGCGGCCTGGTGGACGAAGCCGCGCTGTCCGTCGTCCGGCCCGGCGCTATCCTGATCAACGTCGCGCGCGGACCCGTGGTCGACACCGCCGCGCTGATGCGCGCGCTGGAGGACGAGCGCCTGGCCGGCGCCGCGCTCGACGTGCACGACGTGCAGCCGCTGCCGGCGGACGCGCCCATCCTGCGCAGCCCGAACGTCCTGCTGACGCCCCACGTGGCGGGAGCCACCGCCGCCAGCATGCGCCGCATGAGCGAAGGCGCGGTGGACGAAATGCTGCGCATCCTCGCCGGGCATGAGCCCATGAACCGCGTTTGA
- a CDS encoding DUF3325 domain-containing protein yields the protein MAWVCLLLAFAGFGAIAASMDRHYEDLLGHEPAARTRRILRGVGYAVLALALWPAIAGWGPSVGPVLWFGALTLAALPLGLLLTYRPAWARRAACAAFPLALLLWGLAA from the coding sequence ATGGCCTGGGTTTGCCTGCTATTGGCGTTCGCCGGTTTCGGCGCGATCGCCGCGTCCATGGACCGTCACTACGAAGACCTGCTGGGGCATGAGCCGGCGGCGCGCACGCGGCGCATCCTGCGCGGCGTCGGCTACGCGGTGCTGGCGCTGGCCCTGTGGCCGGCGATTGCCGGCTGGGGGCCGTCGGTGGGGCCGGTGCTGTGGTTCGGCGCCCTGACCCTGGCCGCGCTGCCATTGGGCCTGCTGCTCACATATCGGCCGGCATGGGCCCGGCGCGCGGCGTGCGCCGCGTTTCCGCTGGCGCTGTTGCTTTGGGGGCTTGCCGCCTGA
- a CDS encoding GntR family transcriptional regulator — translation MPHAKSAPLPGSGAKPTALRPIDRETLWDRSYAALREALLSGRYEPGHRIVLREVAAELGISLTPVRDAVNHLIAERVLKRGSGGQGGGAVVPDIDAGQLQQLLIMRAELEGRAAYEAAAHVTAADLDKLRGLVADMRRLIDAPANEGYLDAHRQFHFHIYALSGLDLIEDAIEMLWLRCGPVLNLVLPEYVPFLKRMDYHAAAVEALARGDAEGASRAIRSDIEEAGRYMHGLLRARQAS, via the coding sequence ATGCCCCACGCGAAATCCGCGCCCCTTCCCGGCAGCGGCGCCAAGCCGACCGCCCTGCGGCCCATAGACCGGGAAACCCTGTGGGACCGCTCCTACGCCGCCCTGCGCGAGGCCTTGCTGAGCGGGCGCTACGAGCCGGGGCATCGCATCGTGCTGCGGGAGGTGGCGGCCGAATTGGGCATCAGCCTGACGCCGGTGCGCGACGCGGTGAACCACCTGATCGCCGAGCGCGTGCTCAAGCGGGGTTCCGGCGGGCAGGGGGGCGGCGCGGTCGTGCCGGACATCGACGCCGGCCAGTTGCAGCAGTTGCTGATCATGCGGGCCGAGCTCGAAGGGCGCGCGGCCTATGAGGCGGCGGCGCACGTGACGGCGGCCGACCTCGACAAGCTGCGCGGCCTGGTGGCCGACATGCGCCGCCTCATCGACGCGCCGGCGAACGAGGGCTACCTGGACGCCCACCGCCAGTTCCATTTCCATATCTACGCCTTGAGCGGCCTGGACCTGATCGAGGACGCCATCGAAATGCTGTGGTTGCGCTGCGGTCCGGTTCTCAATCTGGTGCTGCCCGAGTACGTGCCTTTCCTCAAGCGCATGGATTACCACGCCGCGGCCGTCGAGGCCCTGGCGCGCGGCGACGCCGAGGGCGCCAGCCGCGCCATCCGCTCCGATATCGAGGAAGCGGGCCGCTACATGCATGGTTTGCTGCGGGCCAGACAGGCGTCGTAG
- a CDS encoding PepSY-associated TM helix domain-containing protein — MRPDGKPEGLRQSMSWLHTYAGLLLGWLLFAMFLTGTLSYVRDEISAWMKPPVQHSFADAHTADRAVEALRKLAPDAEQWTVELPTVRQPAVEVSWRAKGAPQDRRGRKVVTLDAGTGEVLKVPETRGADFFYRFHFEFYGLSVYTGRILAGIAAFFMLVAIISGVITHKKIFVEFFTFRPRKGQRSWLDAHNALAVLGLPFHFVLTFTGLLLLMFMLLPWGLDAAYDGQRMQFYQERRVLLEPKLQRPADAPPPAAGVLALDEILRDADRQWDGRGVDSFLVRHPGQADSTVELRPASSDRMTDYPARRLYYAADGTRLDAPPEPPTAWSTDVYRTMINVHIGRFAGPALRWMFFLSGIAGTLMVATGLILWVVKRLPERRKAGATPFSHRLVEVLNVGAIGGLSVAIAGYFWLNHLLPADLPDRALWEIRGFFCLWLLGALHPLLRTHRQAWVEQLSVAAVLLFLLPALNALTGGLPLWRSLARGQWSVAGFELSAMAVAVLLAFAIRKVRAGAVAGAPRKTAAAKRARVADAGEIGVQQ; from the coding sequence ATGAGGCCCGACGGCAAGCCCGAGGGATTGCGCCAGTCCATGTCCTGGCTGCACACCTATGCCGGGCTGCTGCTGGGCTGGCTGCTGTTCGCGATGTTCCTGACCGGCACGCTGAGCTACGTGCGCGACGAGATCTCCGCCTGGATGAAGCCGCCGGTGCAGCATTCTTTCGCCGACGCGCACACCGCCGACCGCGCCGTCGAAGCCTTGCGCAAGCTGGCGCCGGACGCGGAGCAGTGGACCGTCGAGCTGCCCACCGTCCGGCAACCCGCGGTGGAAGTGAGCTGGCGCGCGAAGGGCGCGCCGCAGGACAGGCGCGGCCGCAAGGTCGTCACGCTGGATGCCGGCACGGGTGAGGTCCTGAAGGTGCCCGAAACCCGCGGCGCGGATTTCTTCTACCGCTTCCATTTCGAGTTCTACGGCCTGTCCGTCTACACCGGACGCATCCTGGCCGGCATCGCGGCCTTCTTCATGCTGGTGGCCATCATCAGCGGCGTGATCACGCACAAGAAGATATTCGTCGAGTTCTTCACCTTCCGCCCGCGCAAGGGCCAACGCTCCTGGCTGGACGCGCACAACGCGCTGGCGGTCCTGGGCCTGCCCTTCCACTTCGTCCTGACCTTCACCGGCCTGCTGCTGCTCATGTTCATGCTGCTGCCCTGGGGCCTGGACGCGGCCTACGACGGGCAGCGCATGCAGTTCTACCAGGAACGGCGCGTCCTGCTGGAACCCAAGCTGCAGCGTCCCGCCGATGCGCCGCCGCCGGCGGCCGGCGTGCTGGCGCTGGACGAAATCCTGCGCGACGCCGACCGGCAATGGGACGGACGCGGCGTCGACTCCTTCCTGGTCCGGCATCCCGGCCAGGCCGACAGCACGGTGGAGCTGCGTCCCGCCTCCAGCGATCGCATGACGGACTACCCCGCGCGCCGGCTGTACTACGCGGCCGACGGCACGCGCCTGGACGCGCCGCCCGAGCCGCCGACGGCCTGGAGCACGGACGTCTATCGCACCATGATCAACGTGCACATCGGCCGCTTCGCGGGACCGGCGCTGCGCTGGATGTTCTTCCTGTCCGGCATCGCGGGCACGCTGATGGTCGCCACGGGGCTGATCCTGTGGGTGGTCAAGCGCCTGCCCGAACGCCGCAAGGCGGGCGCCACGCCGTTCAGCCATCGCCTGGTGGAGGTGCTCAACGTGGGCGCCATCGGCGGTCTGTCGGTCGCCATCGCCGGCTATTTCTGGCTCAATCACCTGTTGCCCGCCGACTTGCCGGATCGCGCGTTGTGGGAGATACGCGGTTTCTTCTGCCTGTGGCTGCTGGGCGCGCTGCATCCCCTGCTGCGTACGCACCGGCAGGCCTGGGTGGAGCAACTGAGCGTTGCGGCCGTGCTGCTGTTCCTGTTGCCGGCGCTCAATGCGCTCACGGGCGGCCTGCCCTTGTGGCGCAGCCTGGCGCGCGGGCAATGGAGCGTCGCGGGCTTCGAATTGAGCGCGATGGCCGTGGCCGTGCTGCTGGCCTTCGCGATCCGCAAGGTGCGCGCGGGCGCCGTGGCGGGCGCGCCGCGCAAGACGGCGGCCGCCAAGCGCGCGCGCGTGGCCGACGCCGGTGAAATCGGAGTGCAGCAGTAA
- a CDS encoding mandelate racemase/muconate lactonizing enzyme family protein, which yields MMSIIEKVTCHVVAAPVQRPFTSSRGWLYKTRGSCIVEIETRDGIVGWGECYGPAQVARAYIESQYAPRIVGRDAHDVEVIWDDLYNRIKDYGSKGMAISALSGIDIALWDIIGKSCGKPVHKLIGGAYRTEVQSYATGLYFIDMDRLIEEAVEEAAEYVQQGFTAIKMKIGLGSPKLDLRRVRAVRETVGGDVRLMVDANHCFTVPAAIRLGRELEALDVEWFEEPISPEDLDGYVEVTRALDMAVAGGENEFTRWGFRDIVARKAMDIVQPDVCAAGGISECRKIATLAISHGVECVPHAWGSAIGLAATLQFLAALPDQPPSFRPMPPLLEFEQCENPFRDELTETPIEQRRGIVQIPTGPGLGIEIKRAVLDRYRVA from the coding sequence ATGATGAGCATCATCGAGAAAGTCACCTGCCACGTCGTCGCCGCGCCCGTGCAGCGCCCGTTCACCTCGTCGCGCGGGTGGCTCTACAAGACGCGCGGTTCCTGCATCGTCGAGATCGAGACCCGCGACGGCATCGTCGGCTGGGGGGAATGCTACGGACCGGCCCAGGTCGCGCGCGCCTATATCGAATCGCAGTACGCGCCGCGCATCGTCGGCCGCGACGCCCACGACGTCGAGGTGATCTGGGACGACCTGTACAACCGCATCAAGGACTACGGCAGCAAGGGGATGGCCATCTCCGCGCTCAGCGGCATCGATATCGCGCTGTGGGACATCATCGGCAAGTCCTGCGGCAAGCCGGTGCACAAGCTGATCGGCGGCGCCTACCGCACCGAGGTGCAGTCGTATGCCACCGGCCTGTACTTCATCGACATGGACCGCCTCATCGAAGAAGCCGTGGAAGAGGCCGCCGAATACGTGCAGCAGGGCTTCACGGCCATCAAGATGAAGATCGGGCTGGGCTCGCCCAAGCTGGACCTGCGGCGGGTGCGCGCGGTGCGCGAGACCGTGGGCGGCGACGTGCGCCTGATGGTGGACGCCAACCATTGCTTCACCGTGCCGGCCGCGATCCGCCTGGGGCGCGAGCTGGAGGCGCTGGACGTCGAATGGTTCGAGGAACCCATCTCGCCGGAAGACCTGGACGGCTATGTCGAAGTGACCCGCGCCCTGGACATGGCCGTGGCCGGCGGCGAAAACGAATTCACCCGCTGGGGCTTTCGGGACATCGTCGCGCGCAAGGCCATGGACATCGTGCAGCCGGACGTCTGCGCCGCGGGCGGCATCAGCGAGTGCCGCAAGATCGCCACGCTGGCCATCAGCCACGGCGTGGAGTGCGTTCCCCACGCGTGGGGGTCGGCCATCGGCCTGGCCGCCACCCTGCAATTCCTTGCCGCGCTGCCGGACCAGCCGCCGAGCTTCCGCCCCATGCCGCCGCTGCTGGAGTTCGAGCAATGCGAAAACCCCTTCCGCGACGAGCTGACGGAAACGCCCATCGAACAGCGGCGCGGCATCGTGCAGATTCCCACCGGCCCCGGCCTGGGCATCGAGATCAAGCGCGCCGTGCTCGACCGCTATCGCGTCGCCTGA
- a CDS encoding mandelate racemase/muconate lactonizing enzyme family protein, translated as MKITDIQAVPISFPVPPEKSVRLGIGRSVKRDAVLVRVRTDEGLTGWGESHHGRCPGAIARLLDTTVRELVVGMDALDVAGVTARILKMQFASHGMGAAAALALSGLDLALWDIRSQVTGWPLFRQLGGAARPVKAYAGGISLGWQEPSQLAEEALGFVEQGYRALKLRVGDTPARDIARVRAVRAAVGDDVDILVDANTSYGIDDVRRVMPAYEEQNVGWLEEPFPAHDAQAYARAARLGRVPLAAGENHYTRYEFAPLVAAGDVGFIQPDLSKCGGVTEGMRIAALAASAKLSINPHTSATAINMATTIHYLCALDNPGYFEADVTALNPFRDDMMDKPPYVLDQDGMVRPYEGVGLGLEIDEKFLAAHPLIEGPCYV; from the coding sequence ATGAAAATCACCGATATCCAGGCAGTCCCCATCTCCTTTCCCGTGCCGCCCGAGAAATCGGTGCGGCTGGGCATAGGCCGCAGCGTCAAGCGCGATGCCGTGCTGGTGCGGGTGCGCACCGACGAAGGCCTGACCGGATGGGGCGAATCGCATCACGGGCGCTGCCCCGGCGCCATCGCGCGCCTGCTCGACACCACGGTGCGGGAACTGGTGGTCGGCATGGATGCGCTGGACGTCGCCGGCGTGACCGCCCGCATCCTGAAAATGCAGTTCGCCAGCCACGGCATGGGCGCGGCGGCGGCGCTCGCGCTCAGCGGCCTGGACCTGGCCTTGTGGGACATCCGCTCGCAGGTCACGGGATGGCCCCTGTTCCGCCAGCTGGGCGGCGCGGCGCGTCCCGTGAAGGCCTATGCGGGCGGCATATCGCTGGGCTGGCAGGAGCCGTCGCAACTCGCCGAGGAAGCGCTGGGCTTCGTCGAGCAAGGCTATCGCGCGCTCAAGCTGCGCGTGGGCGATACGCCGGCGCGCGACATCGCCCGCGTCCGCGCCGTGCGCGCCGCGGTGGGCGACGACGTCGACATCCTGGTGGACGCCAACACCAGCTACGGCATCGACGACGTGCGCCGCGTCATGCCGGCCTACGAAGAGCAGAACGTCGGCTGGCTGGAAGAACCCTTTCCCGCGCACGACGCGCAAGCCTATGCGCGCGCGGCGCGGCTGGGCCGCGTGCCCCTGGCCGCGGGCGAGAATCACTACACGCGCTACGAGTTCGCGCCGCTGGTGGCGGCCGGCGACGTGGGCTTCATCCAGCCCGACCTGTCCAAATGCGGCGGCGTCACCGAGGGCATGCGCATCGCCGCCCTCGCCGCGTCGGCCAAGCTGAGCATCAACCCGCACACCTCGGCCACCGCGATCAACATGGCCACCACCATCCATTACCTGTGCGCCCTGGACAACCCCGGCTACTTCGAGGCCGACGTCACCGCGCTCAATCCCTTCCGCGACGACATGATGGACAAGCCGCCCTACGTCCTGGACCAGGACGGCATGGTGCGCCCCTACGAAGGCGTCGGCCTGGGCCTGGAGATAGACGAGAAATTCCTCGCCGCGCATCCCCTGATAGAAGGGCCTTGCTACGTTTGA
- a CDS encoding Bug family tripartite tricarboxylate transporter substrate binding protein, with translation MPSLTRLLASGLLACALPFAASQAAGFPDHAIRFIVPWNAGGSNDIAARELQQLLSADHITLVVENQPGATGAIGLAKVAASPPDGYVLGMGTSSTLAQIAQNLTPLRNEQFTHIARVSTDPLMLLVPANGPARNLDEFLALMKKNPGKISIGTPGTNNLNHIFAEMTARSAGVGYVNVPYTGGSRVITDLAGKQIDAAVLKPSESKAQIDAGFVRPIGIFANARLALYPDVPTFKEKGYDVFPYGPLVQMAYVVAPAGLPAPVRQRLVDAFRKAIQSQKYKDFAAQNGFLVDDLAGDALDKEVRDVQTTLNSVAAKVFKH, from the coding sequence ATGCCATCGCTTACCCGCTTGCTTGCCAGCGGCCTGCTCGCCTGCGCGCTGCCTTTCGCCGCGTCGCAGGCCGCCGGCTTTCCCGACCATGCCATACGCTTCATCGTTCCCTGGAACGCAGGAGGCTCGAACGACATCGCGGCGCGCGAGCTGCAACAGTTGCTCAGCGCCGACCACATCACCCTGGTCGTGGAGAACCAGCCGGGCGCCACCGGCGCCATCGGCCTGGCCAAGGTGGCGGCCTCGCCGCCCGACGGCTACGTGCTGGGCATGGGCACCAGCTCCACCCTGGCGCAGATCGCGCAAAACCTGACGCCGCTGCGCAACGAGCAATTCACCCATATCGCCCGCGTCTCCACCGATCCCTTGATGCTGCTGGTGCCGGCCAACGGCCCGGCCAGGAACCTGGATGAATTCCTCGCCCTCATGAAGAAGAACCCCGGCAAGATCTCCATCGGCACGCCGGGCACCAACAACCTCAACCACATCTTCGCGGAGATGACCGCGCGCAGCGCCGGCGTGGGCTACGTCAACGTCCCCTACACCGGCGGATCGCGCGTCATCACCGACCTGGCCGGCAAGCAGATCGACGCGGCCGTGCTCAAGCCCTCGGAAAGCAAGGCGCAGATCGACGCCGGCTTCGTGCGTCCCATCGGCATCTTCGCCAATGCGCGGCTGGCGCTGTATCCGGACGTGCCGACCTTCAAGGAAAAAGGCTACGACGTCTTTCCCTATGGCCCGCTGGTGCAGATGGCCTACGTCGTGGCGCCCGCGGGTCTGCCGGCGCCGGTACGCCAGCGCCTCGTCGATGCCTTCCGCAAGGCCATCCAGAGCCAGAAGTACAAGGACTTCGCCGCGCAGAACGGCTTCCTGGTCGACGACCTTGCCGGCGACGCGCTGGACAAGGAAGTGCGCGACGTGCAGACCACGCTGAACAGCGTGGCCGCCAAGGTCTTCAAGCATTGA